A genomic stretch from Algoriphagus halophilus includes:
- a CDS encoding S8 family serine peptidase, translating into MENYKLLFSTILLVGMWFQTHAQDRYAVFFKFKPQKEYSLNQPEQFLSSKALARRAKEGVLPDSLDLPISQKYIDEIANNVQEVLYASKWLNALVLVTDEEGALEIESLPFVERVEMVALGFVPSPNTRIAKKIFATVSLKISLPVNHRKLGTNENPYDFQNSLLRIPEMHEEGFTGKGVMVAVFDAGFPGTDESNALAHLFTNEQIVATKDFVKPWSDHVFTSNQHGTNVLSLIAAKEEGILVSGAPDADYFLAITEEDATEYKVEEYNWVRAAEFADSLGVDIINSSIGYYDFDDPTMNYSPEDLDGKTTVIAQGANIAAQKGILIVNSVGNYGPAETSLVSPSDSEFVLAIGAVDKNLEVSNFSSRGPTSDGRIKPDLTTYGNGVALIKSNGNLGFSNGTSFSAPQITALAAGLWEAKPEWTRAELVENLIRSATQADAQDNELGFGIPNFYDAYFGEVLSVSGEEEIVWKVFPNPLAEDNLTIYFGQGLSAEFAIIDMNGKTLQTAILLRNSPKDPFRTSLQGLEPGFYMVQLQDGQHLKRTKLFRQ; encoded by the coding sequence ATGGAAAATTATAAACTGCTATTTTCGACAATTCTTTTGGTAGGAATGTGGTTTCAAACCCATGCCCAGGACCGGTATGCAGTGTTTTTTAAATTTAAACCCCAAAAGGAGTATTCTTTAAATCAACCTGAACAATTTTTATCATCAAAAGCATTAGCCAGAAGAGCAAAGGAAGGAGTGCTTCCAGATTCTTTAGATTTACCGATTTCGCAAAAGTATATCGATGAAATTGCCAATAACGTCCAAGAGGTTCTTTATGCAAGCAAGTGGCTAAATGCCTTGGTTTTGGTGACTGATGAAGAAGGAGCTTTGGAAATTGAATCCCTTCCGTTTGTTGAAAGAGTGGAAATGGTGGCTTTGGGCTTTGTCCCTAGTCCAAATACCAGGATTGCCAAGAAAATATTTGCCACTGTCAGTTTAAAAATAAGCCTGCCTGTCAATCATCGTAAATTAGGGACCAATGAGAACCCTTACGATTTTCAAAATAGCTTGTTAAGAATTCCCGAGATGCATGAGGAAGGTTTTACCGGCAAAGGGGTCATGGTAGCGGTTTTTGATGCAGGTTTTCCTGGTACTGATGAGTCCAATGCCTTAGCCCACTTATTTACGAATGAACAGATCGTAGCGACCAAAGATTTTGTGAAACCTTGGTCTGATCATGTTTTTACCTCCAATCAGCATGGAACGAATGTACTTTCGCTAATTGCAGCCAAGGAGGAAGGAATCTTAGTCTCGGGTGCGCCTGATGCAGATTATTTTTTAGCGATTACGGAGGAAGATGCGACAGAATATAAAGTAGAAGAATACAATTGGGTTCGAGCAGCAGAATTTGCCGATAGCTTGGGAGTAGATATCATTAATAGTTCTATAGGGTATTATGATTTTGACGATCCAACCATGAATTATTCCCCCGAAGATTTGGATGGGAAAACAACTGTGATCGCTCAAGGAGCCAATATTGCTGCCCAGAAAGGGATTCTTATTGTGAACAGTGTTGGGAATTATGGGCCGGCAGAAACCAGCTTAGTTTCACCTTCTGACTCAGAGTTCGTGTTAGCCATAGGTGCTGTAGATAAAAATCTGGAAGTATCCAATTTTAGTTCCAGAGGACCTACAAGCGATGGTCGAATAAAACCAGATTTAACTACTTATGGAAATGGAGTTGCCTTAATAAAGTCCAATGGGAATCTGGGTTTTTCAAATGGAACATCCTTTTCTGCTCCTCAGATTACTGCTTTGGCAGCAGGTCTTTGGGAAGCCAAGCCAGAATGGACCAGAGCTGAATTGGTAGAGAATTTAATCCGTAGTGCTACTCAGGCTGATGCTCAAGACAATGAACTGGGTTTTGGAATACCAAACTTTTATGATGCCTATTTTGGGGAAGTTTTAAGTGTAAGTGGAGAAGAGGAAATAGTTTGGAAAGTTTTTCCGAATCCTTTAGCAGAAGATAATTTGACCATCTATTTTGGTCAAGGCCTTAGTGCTGAGTTTGCGATTATCGATATGAATGGAAAAACTCTTCAAACTGCTATCTTACTAAGGAACTCACCCAAAGATCCTTTCAGGACTTCTTTGCAAGGTTTGGAACCGGGCTTCTATATGGTGCAATTGCAAGATGGTCAACACCTAAAACGAACCAAACTCTTTAGGCAATAA
- the rpe gene encoding ribulose-phosphate 3-epimerase: MSIQIAPSILAADFANLQKEVEMLNSSEADYIHVDIMDGLFVPNISFGLPVTEAIHRHATKPLDVHLMIMDPDRYLEAFRKVGAETISVHLEACTHLHRTIQAIHHLGAKSGVALNPHSPVDLLSEIIQDVDIVCMMSVNPGYGGQKFIENTYQKISRLKDLIISKGAKTKIEIDGGVNLGNAPKLKEAGADILVAGSFVFNSANPLDTIKELKSI, translated from the coding sequence ATGTCAATTCAAATTGCCCCTTCAATCCTTGCTGCAGATTTTGCCAATTTGCAAAAGGAAGTAGAAATGCTTAACTCTTCGGAAGCAGATTACATTCATGTGGACATCATGGATGGTCTATTTGTACCTAATATATCCTTCGGTCTCCCAGTCACGGAAGCAATTCACAGGCATGCGACCAAACCATTGGATGTTCATTTGATGATTATGGATCCTGATCGATACTTAGAGGCATTTAGAAAAGTGGGAGCGGAAACAATTTCTGTGCATTTAGAAGCCTGTACACATTTACATAGAACCATTCAAGCTATCCATCACTTGGGGGCTAAATCGGGAGTGGCCTTGAATCCACATTCCCCAGTGGACTTATTGAGCGAGATTATACAAGATGTAGATATTGTTTGCATGATGTCTGTAAATCCTGGGTATGGAGGACAAAAGTTTATAGAGAATACCTATCAAAAAATTTCTAGGTTGAAGGACTTGATAATTTCTAAAGGAGCAAAAACCAAAATTGAAATTGATGGTGGAGTAAATCTTGGGAATGCTCCTAAACTTAAAGAAGCGGGTGCGGATATCTTGGTAGCTGGAAGTTTTGTTTTTAACTCCGCCAATCCTTTAGATACAATTAAGGAATTGAAATCAATTTAG
- the gyrA gene encoding DNA gyrase subunit A, whose amino-acid sequence MAQGENENIIPINIEEEMRGAYIDYSMSVIVSRALPDVRDGMKPVHRRILYGMQELGVLHNKPYKKSARIVGEVLGKYHPHGDSAVYDTMVRMAQPWSLRYPLVDGQGNFGSIDGDNPAAMRYTEARLKRIAEEMLVDINKETVDYQFNFDDSLKEPVVLPAKVPALLLNGASGIAVGMATNMAPHNLGEVISGIIAYIDNREITVAELMEHIIAPDFPTGGIIYGYNGVKAAFETGRGRIVMRGKANVETKDGGNKEMIVITEIPYMVNKANMVEKTAQLINEKKIDGISAIRDESDRSGMRIVYELKRDAIPSVVLNNLYKHTQLQTSFSVNNVALVKGRPYTLNLKDLIVHYVDHRHEVIVRRTQYELKEAEKRAHILQGYLIALDHLDEVISLIRNSADPETARNSLIERFELSEIQARAILDMRLQRLTGMERDKIIQEYKDIMALIEELKFILENEDKRMEIIKEELTEMKDRYSDDRRTEIEHNAEDFSYEDMIPNEEVVITVSHQGYVKRTALTEYRTQGRGGVGSRGVSTKEDDFTEYLFTASTHNYLLIFTDKGKLFWLKTYAIPEGSKTSKGRPIQNLINIQSDDKIRSIIQVDDLNDEDYINNHFLVMVTRKGIIKKTTLEQYSRPRTNGIIALNIREDDQLVRVDMTNGDQHIVIAAKSGRAIHFPETAVRPMGRTATGVKAITLTGEDDFVIGMVCASDESATLLVVSENGYGKRSYLEEYRITNRGGKGVKAMNVTEKTGALVAIKEVNDSDDLMIINKSGIIIRISMDTLRIMGRATQGVRLIKVGEEDSISSVEKITKEEEEEIDIEISEDSPEATNESPESPGDEPND is encoded by the coding sequence ATGGCTCAAGGAGAAAACGAGAACATCATACCAATTAACATTGAAGAGGAAATGCGTGGAGCCTACATCGATTATTCGATGTCGGTTATTGTTTCCAGGGCACTTCCAGACGTCCGTGACGGAATGAAGCCAGTTCATAGAAGGATCCTTTACGGGATGCAAGAACTAGGAGTACTTCATAACAAACCTTATAAAAAATCTGCGAGAATCGTAGGGGAAGTACTCGGTAAATATCACCCTCATGGTGATTCAGCTGTGTACGACACCATGGTTCGTATGGCACAACCATGGTCACTTCGATATCCACTAGTGGATGGACAAGGTAACTTTGGTTCCATCGATGGGGATAACCCTGCTGCGATGCGTTATACTGAGGCGCGCTTAAAGCGAATTGCCGAAGAAATGCTGGTGGACATCAATAAGGAGACCGTGGACTATCAATTCAACTTTGATGATTCCTTAAAAGAACCGGTTGTTTTACCTGCCAAAGTACCTGCTCTACTTTTAAATGGTGCCTCTGGTATCGCTGTAGGTATGGCTACGAATATGGCTCCTCACAATTTAGGGGAAGTTATTTCAGGTATTATCGCTTATATCGATAACAGAGAGATAACCGTAGCTGAATTGATGGAACATATTATTGCTCCTGATTTTCCTACCGGCGGTATCATTTATGGGTATAATGGGGTGAAGGCTGCCTTTGAAACAGGAAGAGGTAGAATTGTCATGCGAGGTAAGGCCAACGTGGAGACTAAAGATGGAGGGAATAAAGAGATGATTGTCATCACTGAAATTCCTTACATGGTCAATAAGGCCAACATGGTTGAAAAAACCGCTCAATTGATCAATGAGAAAAAAATTGATGGAATTTCCGCAATCAGAGATGAATCTGATCGATCAGGAATGCGAATTGTTTATGAATTAAAAAGAGATGCAATTCCATCAGTTGTTTTAAATAACTTATACAAACATACTCAGTTACAGACTTCATTTTCAGTGAATAATGTTGCCTTGGTTAAAGGAAGACCTTATACGCTCAATTTGAAAGATCTGATTGTTCATTATGTAGATCATAGGCATGAGGTCATTGTCCGCAGAACGCAGTATGAATTAAAAGAAGCTGAAAAAAGAGCCCACATCCTACAGGGGTATTTGATAGCTTTGGATCATTTGGATGAAGTAATTTCTTTGATTAGAAATTCTGCAGATCCAGAAACGGCAAGAAATAGCTTAATTGAAAGATTTGAGTTGAGTGAAATTCAGGCAAGAGCGATTCTCGACATGAGATTGCAGCGATTGACTGGAATGGAAAGAGATAAAATTATCCAGGAATACAAGGATATCATGGCTTTAATTGAAGAATTGAAGTTCATCCTTGAAAACGAGGATAAGCGAATGGAGATCATCAAAGAGGAACTGACGGAGATGAAAGACCGTTATTCAGATGATAGGCGAACTGAAATTGAGCATAATGCAGAGGATTTCAGCTATGAGGACATGATTCCAAACGAAGAAGTAGTGATCACTGTTTCTCATCAAGGATATGTAAAAAGAACCGCCTTAACTGAATATAGAACTCAAGGTAGAGGAGGAGTTGGATCTAGAGGAGTAAGTACCAAAGAAGATGATTTCACTGAGTATCTTTTTACTGCCTCTACCCATAATTACCTATTGATCTTTACTGATAAGGGGAAATTATTCTGGCTGAAGACCTATGCCATTCCAGAGGGATCTAAAACCTCTAAGGGCAGACCTATCCAAAACTTGATTAATATTCAATCGGACGATAAGATTCGATCAATTATTCAAGTAGATGATTTGAATGATGAAGATTATATCAACAATCATTTCTTGGTGATGGTAACCCGAAAAGGAATCATAAAGAAAACAACATTAGAGCAATATTCTAGACCAAGAACCAATGGTATTATTGCTTTAAATATTAGAGAAGATGATCAATTAGTCAGAGTAGATATGACTAATGGGGATCAACATATCGTAATTGCTGCTAAATCCGGAAGAGCTATTCACTTCCCTGAAACTGCTGTAAGACCGATGGGTAGGACCGCTACAGGAGTAAAAGCGATTACTTTGACAGGCGAGGATGACTTTGTGATTGGCATGGTTTGTGCCTCTGATGAGTCAGCTACTTTATTGGTGGTTTCAGAAAATGGATATGGTAAGCGATCCTATCTAGAAGAGTACAGAATCACTAATAGAGGAGGTAAAGGAGTGAAAGCAATGAATGTGACGGAGAAAACCGGTGCATTGGTTGCGATCAAAGAAGTGAATGATTCTGACGATTTAATGATTATTAACAAATCCGGAATTATCATCCGAATCTCTATGGATACCCTCCGTATTATGGGAAGAGCTACTCAAGGAGTTCGATTGATAAAAGTAGGAGAAGAAGATAGTATTTCGTCGGTAGAAAAAATCACGAAAGAGGAGGAAGAAGAAATTGATATTGAAATTTCTGAAGATTCTCCGGAAGCAACAAACGAATCTCCTGAATCACCGGGGGATGAACCAAATGATTAA
- a CDS encoding tetratricopeptide repeat protein: protein MKKLILSMALIGATTLAFGQKKVVRSAEKNFKSGDLQTALSDIEAATADPETGVDPETYLIKAQIETKMFGSDSSNTKQTYEVGQAALATFMKAFEMGGSNKEDGIGKDIWEEDVIGVPDNLRPYSINTLKNTSFDKAIERYNENDQEMAYYFFDLAGEIAPEDTTIHYNAGFLANDLGMYDEAKKHFNMLLDVEEYDKLNTYYFMVQILSGQDENPEGAYDMVMAAREEYPEDKILAEYEIQLLLQLNKMDEAMASIQEALKSDPNNAAILLRSGFLKEKSGDMDGAMADYKKSVEVDPDFYDGNFYTGALMLDRAREILADLNALPDDEWEKKSEAMGKEADNYYKESIPYFTKVLEIRPENTDVMEILFQVHTRLKNTEEADKYNKKLIELKGPNWMEGGM, encoded by the coding sequence ATGAAGAAGCTAATTCTATCAATGGCCTTAATTGGTGCGACAACCTTGGCCTTTGGACAAAAAAAAGTAGTTAGGTCTGCAGAAAAGAACTTCAAATCTGGTGATCTTCAAACAGCATTATCTGATATCGAAGCTGCAACTGCTGACCCTGAGACAGGAGTAGATCCTGAGACGTATTTAATCAAAGCACAAATCGAAACCAAAATGTTTGGTTCTGATTCTTCCAACACCAAGCAAACATATGAAGTAGGACAAGCAGCCCTTGCTACTTTTATGAAAGCTTTTGAAATGGGAGGTAGTAATAAAGAAGATGGTATCGGAAAAGATATTTGGGAAGAAGATGTAATAGGTGTTCCTGATAATTTAAGACCTTATTCTATCAATACGCTTAAGAATACTTCTTTCGATAAAGCAATTGAAAGATACAATGAAAATGATCAGGAAATGGCTTACTATTTCTTTGACCTGGCAGGTGAAATTGCTCCTGAAGATACAACCATCCATTACAATGCAGGTTTCTTGGCTAATGATTTGGGTATGTATGATGAGGCTAAAAAGCATTTCAACATGCTTTTGGATGTAGAAGAGTACGATAAATTGAATACCTATTATTTCATGGTTCAAATCTTGAGTGGTCAGGATGAAAACCCTGAAGGAGCTTATGATATGGTAATGGCAGCTAGAGAAGAATATCCAGAAGATAAGATTCTAGCTGAATATGAAATCCAATTATTGCTTCAATTAAATAAAATGGATGAGGCAATGGCTTCTATTCAGGAGGCATTGAAATCAGATCCTAATAATGCTGCTATCCTGTTAAGATCTGGGTTCTTGAAAGAGAAATCAGGTGATATGGATGGAGCTATGGCAGATTATAAGAAATCTGTTGAAGTAGATCCTGATTTCTATGATGGTAACTTCTACACTGGAGCTTTGATGTTAGACAGAGCTAGAGAAATCTTGGCTGATTTGAACGCTCTTCCAGATGATGAGTGGGAAAAGAAGTCAGAAGCTATGGGTAAAGAAGCTGATAATTATTATAAAGAGTCTATTCCTTATTTCACTAAAGTGTTGGAAATCAGACCAGAAAATACAGATGTAATGGAGATTCTTTTCCAAGTTCATACAAGATTAAAGAATACCGAAGAAGCTGATAAGTACAATAAAAAATTGATCGAGCTGAAAGGTCCAAATTGGATGGAAGGTGGAATGTAA